Genomic window (Leishmania infantum JPCM5 genome chromosome 27):
AGAGGCGAGCGCAGGACACGGATGAGCAGATGATCAGCGACGAAGCTCTCTCCACTagcccccttttttctccctCATCTAGGTTTTCCCGCTTATCTCTCTGTTCCTTCCTGCACGTACCGCGGATCTCCAGTTGACGGCGTTCGTGTGTGAAAGAGTCCGTGTGCGGAGGACTGGCCATTGGCggctcttctccttctccgctgACTCCTCGATGAGCATGCGCGTTTTCGGCTGTGGGTGCGGCACTGAGATCAGCACCTTTTCCCAATCACGCAGGGCGGAGTGGGCCCCTTTATTTCTTCGTGCAAATGTCGACGATGAGCGNNNNNNNNNNNNNNNNNNNNNNNNNNNNNNNNNNNNNNNNNNNNNNNNNNNNNNNNNNNNNNNNNNNNNNNNNNNNNNNNNNNNNNNNNNNNNNNNNNNcatgctgccgctgtgcctgCCGAAGGAGATCAACTCGCTGCGCTACTTCTCCTGCGTCGCGATGTGTTCATAGTGTATTTTGTGATTGCGATGGTAGTGCACAGCGCGCAGAACGGCCTGCGCGCGGATCCGCGCCCGGAGATCAGGATGTTCACGACGGGCAACACCGCCGTTTCTGGGATGTCCACGTTCATCTTCGCCTTCCTATCGCAGCTGAACGCGTATGAAAGTTATGAAGAAATGAGCAAccccacgccgctgcgcctcacgcTGGGTGCCACCATCTCTGTGGGCATCGTGTTTGTGTTGTACTTCCTCGCCGGCCTCTTTGGCTACCTTGACTTCGGCGCCGAGATGACCGGCTCCGCGCTGAAGAAGTACAATCCGGTGAAGGACGTCATGATGGGCGTCGGATACGTGGGTATCCTGTTCAAGCTGTGCGTTGGGTTCGGTCTGCACATGATCCCGGTTCGTGATGCCATCTACCACTGCGTCCGCGTGGACGTGCACACGTTTGCGTGGTGGAAgaacgcgtgcgtgtgcgccttcatggcgctgctgtcgctcgTGGCTGGTCTGTTCATCCCGAGCATCAACGTCGTCTTCGGCCTCGTTGGCGGCTTCTCTGGCGGCTTCATCGGCTTTATCTACCCCTCCTTCATGGTCATGTACTCCGGCAACTGGTCGCTGTCGTCGGTTGGGTGGTTCCACTACCTGTCCACGTACTTTTTGCTGATTGTCGGCGTCGTTGGCGTCGTGTGGGGCACGGCCAGCTCCATCTATGGCGAGATTTAGTGGCGATTGGGGTCCCTTCTACTCTGCTCGCCGTGAAGGGATTGTGTTTCGCGCAGGCACCGTCCCAAAGCCGTCGAAGCCGGCGCTCTGTGACTTGATGGGGGCCGGGAagctgcctgtgtgtgtgcaccgcTGTTTCTGTCCTTATTTTTTCACGGACGGGGTCTCACTGCGCGCTGACAGCGatgccttttttttcttcggtGTGCAACCGAGAAGGGTCGCGAGACTACCTGGTCAAGGGGAGGTTCCGCGGTGGAAAGGCGTTTTAGCTGCAATTCTTGTGCCTGAAGAAGCCTCGTGAgatgcttgtgtgcgcgaaTTTTGCGAGTTTACGTTTTATATTGTCATCACTGAGATGTGTGATGATGCCCTTCTTGGGCGGCTGCTCGTgggtgtgcctgtgcgtttAGAGGCGGACGGGAAGGccgtatatatatatatattttgAGTGTATCGTAGTGTGGCGTTGAGAGACTTCCTTTTTTTCGGTTGTTTTTGGGCTGTCCTCCTGTGTTTCGCCTCTGGGGAAGGTCTCACTTCCGCGACCTCGGGCGccacgccctccccctccacaccaCATTTGCCCAATCTAAAGACACGAATGGTGTCACGTATTTGTTTGGTATCATATCTAATGCGTGCTCTCTGCGTCGCCgttttccgtttttttttcgtctggCAGTCGATCTGCAGCgcctaccccctcccccttcctccttccctgatgccgcagcagctccgtgtGCCGGCGTATGCCGGGCGGCTCGGttactctctctctgctgaGCAAGTGCTGGTGGTGTGCCTGTCTCCccctctgccctctctcttgaTGGCATATTTGTCCCCCCTCCACTGCATACTTTTCGGCTCCCTTAGTTTCGCCTGCCTGTTTGGGTGGCCTCCATATGGGGGTGCCGGTCCTTCTTCCGCTCCTCTGCTTTGGGTCTTTGCggcttctctgtgtgtgcgcgcgcctctgaCGCACCCCgaggggatggaggggcGCACCGTCGTTCCGCACAACGCGCCCGGTTCTCGCGCTCAGTGGAACTATGTTATCCGGCGTCTCCCTTTCTGACCGTCTTCCCAACACCTACCCCTGCTTCACCTCGGCGTCGCACCGAGATAATGCATCGactccttctctcttgtcTCGTCCGCAGCGTGTCCCTGTGGAGCGTGCCACTGCGCCGATGGACAGCGCGATggtggagagaggcagagagctCGATGGCAGCGACCGTGCAGAGAAACAGCACAAACAAGTGGCCACATGGCGACTTCCACAAAGGTGGCTGGAATGGAGGGAGATAGGTGAATCAGCAGGGCTggtgcttcttttttttgtctgaGGCACCCTTGGATCACCACGTGGAGTGGGGGAAGATGCGATTTGGCGACCGCAGGAGACGGGCGGAGGACAAGGCGCCGcacaaacagagagaggacgTGGTGGCAAATGTCTAAGCACAACTGACGATGCTTCAAGTCTttctcgcctcctctcccgtTTAGCTCGTGTCGCCGCGGCATCCTCTTCACCTGCGTTCTGCCCTGCTTCGCTTTCGAGTCAGATACGGCACTCTGTTGGTGTTTCTATCCGGCGCACCACCAACCACGCGGGGCCTCCCTTCCcacttctcttttttttttgtggtttTAGTTGTTCTGCTCGCCGTTTCTGCAGGGATTCGTCAGCTCCTCGGATGTGGGTCTgagtgtgtctgtgcgcgcctTGGAAGTGGCACAGCCACTGCGATGGGCCGGAGCGGAGTCTGCGAGGTCAGTGGGCGTGCGCGTTGCTCCTCccactccccttccctctggTCTCTCTCGCAATCTTTGCAGGCGAAGTCATCCCCGGTGGAGGAGTGGAAGGGCGCTGCCATGATCTCAACTACCCACTGGCAACCACTCACCAAGTAGCATACAGAGGCGAGCGCAGGACACGGATGAGCAGATGATCAGCGACGAAGCTCTCTCCACTagcccccttttttctccctCATCTAGGTTTTCCCGCTTATCTCTCTGTTCCTTCCTGCACGTACCGCGGATCTCCAGTTGACGGCGTTCGTGTGTGAAAGAGTCCGTGTGCGGAGGACTGGCCATTGGCggctcttctccttctccgctgACTCCTCGATGAGCATGCGCGTTTTCGGCTGTGGGTGCGGCACTGAGATCAGCACCTTTTCCCCGTCACGCAGGGCGGAGTGGGCCCCTTTATTTCTTCGTGCAAGTGTCGACGATGAGCGCCATCATCGGCAAGCGCGGCCTGCAGTAGCCCTACAAAGATCGGCGTCGGATGGTGGCGCATTCGCATTAGCCCGCCCGCCGGGCCGTGACGCCACGGCTGCTGTGATGTACAGCGTGCGAGGGAgcaaatatatatatatatataattGGTCAGCCCATGGCTTGTTCTgactccctttctctcctcgCAGGCGCCCCTCGAACATCGCTAGtgtcgcgcaggcgctcgaATAATAATGTGCGCAAACATAACAGGGAAGCGCGTCGCATGTGCGCCGGGCatgggcgccgctgccgatgttCCGTTTGGTCACATGCGGTAGACCTGGCGCTGTCCTTTGCTCTTCGGGGATGAGCCGAACGTCTGgtgcgcgccgccctgcGGAAGGCGCCCATGATGAGCCTCCGCCGCTccacagcggcacgccccctcccctccgaTCGGGCAGCGCGTTCTCGCTTTGGCGGTGCTCGATGCCTTGTTTGCCGgcgcctcccctctctccctgtcgCGCATATGGCTTTCCAACCTCGCTCTgcgcccttccccctccgCTCATACGCGCACCAATGCAACCCGGCGTTGCTTGGCCGGTGTGTACGCCgccactccccccccctcatcGCATACGACTTCCACTCGTGCCGTGGTGTGCTACGCCTGTGCGTTAGTAAAGTAAGAGGCCCAAGTAAACAGCGCCACGGCAACGGTAGTGTCACAGAGAGCACCCAAGATCTTCCACTGCTccgacccccctcccccccacacacacactccccTCTGCATAACTTGACAAGTGAGCGCCACGTCAGACATGTCAGCCAACAGAAACCACAACACCAATCGTGCTCCGTATCCCCAGCGCGGGCAGGGCCGCTTGGCTTCCGACAACATGCCAGAGGACCCTCCGGAGTACGGCGAGGACGGGCTGCACATGCTGAACAATGACCACAGCCAGGAGCACTTGGCGGATGAGGTAGTGGTGGGAGCTAGCGACGCGGACGGCAAAACCAAGGGGTCCAAGAAGCTCGAGTCCCCCTCGCTCACTGATGATGGAGAGCCGGCAGCTAAAGGGAACAAGCAGCAGTCGGCCTACATGGATATCGCACAGCAGATCATTGAGGCGGACCAGCGCAACCGTGAGGACCGTGtgtggcgtcgccgccacaccACCAACCCTgtcctgcgcgcgctgcaggtgaTCATGCCGTATGGTGGCATCCTCGCCTCAGCCTTCAGCATCGCCAGCTCCAcgatcggcggcggcatcatcgGACTCCCTGCGGCATTCCAGATGAGCGGGATGGGGATGGCGATTATCTACTTGATTGTTGTGGTGATCATGGCGATCTACTCCTTTGTGCTGCTCGCCATTGTGTCACACAAGACCGGGCTGTACAACTGGGAGATCATCGCGCGTCGCCTGATGGGCCGCGGCTGGGACTActtcgtcgtcttcgtcatGTGGGTGCTCTGCTTTGGTGGTGATGTCTCGTACATCATTGCCCTCAAGAGCATCCTCACCGGCTTCCTGAAGAACTCGCCAACTGCATCTGAATACATCAAGTCGGAGCCGGGGTACCGCCTCATTACGTCGATGCTGTGGATTGTTGTGATCCTGCCGATGTGCCTGCCGAAGGAGATCAACTCGCTGCGCATCGTCTCCACAGTGGCCATCCTCTTCGTCGTGTTCTTCACCATCACCTGCATCATTCACTCCTCTCAGAGCCTGCATGCACGTGGCATGCGAGACGACCTGGTGTCTTTCCAAACCGGCAACACGGCTATCAACGGCTTGTCGAGCCTCATGTTTGCCTTCATTGCGCAAGTGAACGCGCCGGAGATATCTCGTGAGATGTACAAGTTTTCTGTGCACCGGGTCTTCttgtcggcgctgctcggcatgTCGCTGTGCGCGATCCTGTACTTCCTGACAGGGCTCTTCGGCTACCTCGACTTTGGTCCTGAGGTGAGCGACTCCATCCTGGCCATGTACAACCCCCTGAAGAACCATCTCATGGCCGTCTCGTACGTTGGCATGATGCTCAAAATTTGCGTAGGCTTCGCTCTGCACCTGATCCCCTGCCGCGACTGCGTGTACTACATGATCGGCACCGAAGTATCCCATGTACCATGGTGGAAGAACGCCATCTTGTGCTCCCTAcaagccgcggcggctctcGTCGCCGGCCTCTTCATCCCGCGCATCACAACCGTCTTTGGTCTTCTGGGTGGTTTCTGCGGTGGCTTTGTGGGCTTCATCTTCCCCTCGCTGTTCATGATGTACTCGGGCGGCTTCTCGGCCGCCCGCATTGGGTGGGGCCACTTCCTCGGCACCTACGCACTGCTACTGACGGGTGTGGTTGCCGTGGTGTGGGGCACTAGCGCCGCCATCCACGGCGCTGTCCTTTCTTCGTGGTAGGCGTGTCGCGTGCGCATCCGTGCTGAGCAGAGCTGCACAGTATGCCCTTTAAAAAAGGGAGCACCGCTGATCATTCAATCGCGTTGCAGGAACGGCCTCCGCATGCGCGAGGAAGCACATCGACGCACGTCGCCAGCGTAGAACCGGCACCAGCGACAGCCGTACAAGGGCGTTCACAGATAAACCTATCAAGCAgggcctcttctctcttttttttcctgccTGTGTACGCACCCCTCAGATCCTTCCTGTCATGCTTTTTGTCTCCTTTTGTTTTTACGCGCTTCCACGCAGCTGGAGCTCCGTCTCCCTGGCGCAACGCGCTCGCCCCTGCCTCTGCTCGCTCTCCACCAAGGCTCTGACTGAGCACTCAGGACAGGCGCAAGGGTTAGGGTGGAGGGCACGCACGAGGTGCGCATCTCGTTGCGGTTTGCTGTGATGGAGAAGAGCGCAAAAGGCAATAAAGCCTGTCATGGTTTGTTTTTCTCATTTTTTTAAGATGCTTGCGGAATCGCTCGGCGGCTTCCAGAAGCTGAAGCGAATGAGCGCCAACCGCAACGAGGCCcacttccccctcccctctcccctctcccctctccgaTTTAAGTGACGCCCTTTCCGTttctttgctgttgtttcTCTGCAAGAGGAAACACAAATg
Coding sequences:
- the AAT23.2 gene encoding putative amino acid permease, producing the protein MSANRNHNTNRAPYPQRGQGRLASDNMPEDPPEYGEDGLHMLNNDHSQEHLADEVVVGASDADGKTKGSKKLESPSLTDDGEPAAKGNKQQSAYMDIAQQIIEADQRNREDRVWRRRHTTNPVLRALQVIMPYGGILASAFSIASSTIGGGIIGLPAAFQMSGMGMAIIYLIVVVIMAIYSFVLLAIVSHKTGLYNWEIIARRLMGRGWDYFVVFVMWVLCFGGDVSYIIALKSILTGFLKNSPTASEYIKSEPGYRLITSMLWIVVILPMCLPKEINSLRIVSTVAILFVVFFTITCIIHSSQSLHARGMRDDLVSFQTGNTAINGLSSLMFAFIAQVNAPEISREMYKFSVHRVFLSALLGMSLCAILYFLTGLFGYLDFGPEVSDSILAMYNPLKNHLMAVSYVGMMLKICVGFALHLIPCRDCVYYMIGTEVSHVPWWKNAILCSLQAAAALVAGLFIPRITTVFGLLGGFCGGFVGFIFPSLFMMYSGGFSAARIGWGHFLGTYALLLTGVVAVVWGTSAAIHGAVLSSW
- the AAT23.1 gene encoding putative amino acid permease, which codes for HAAAVPAEGDQLAALLLLRRDVFIVYFVIAMVVHSAQNGLRADPRPEIRMFTTGNTAVSGMSTFIFAFLSQLNAYESYEEMSNPTPLRLTLGATISVGIVFVLYFLAGLFGYLDFGAEMTGSALKKYNPVKDVMMGVGYVGILFKLCVGFGLHMIPVRDAIYHCVRVDVHTFAWWKNACVCAFMALLSLVAGLFIPSINVVFGLVGGFSGGFIGFIYPSFMVMYSGNWSLSSVGWFHYLSTYFLLIVGVVGVVWGTASSIYGEI